The genomic DNA CGCACTCTCGCATTGTAGCGTACGTTCAACTTTTTAGCCCGACCGCACTTTCCCCGTTTTGACACCTCCGGGCTGGAAACCTGCCTGCACGTGGTATCATCACCCGCACGAAAACGAATTGTTTCCCACCGGACCGCAACCGATGAAAACGGCCACTCGCCATCGACTGCTCTATTGGTACCTGCTGCTGTTTGGCGGCGTCGTCTTTTCCGCCTTCTTCGCGGCCGCGATGCCTGGATCGTGGATGATCGCGACAGCGGAATTCTTTGAAATCGACGGCTTCCCCGACCACCGGCTCACCTGGTACCTGGCTCGGCACCTGTCGGTGGTCTACGGAATGCTAGGCGTCGCGGTCCTGGAACTGGCCCGCGACCTGCCGCGATACCGAGCGTTGGTGTTGAAGCTCGGCTGGGGGATCGTTGTCCTGGGCGGTTTGCAATGGTGGGTCGACCTAGCGACCGGCATGCCCGCGATCTGGACTTATGGAGAAGCGATCAGCACCGCCGCTGGCGGCGCTGTCATCGTCTATCTGGCTCGCGGCTCCGAAGAGCCGCCCGCCGACGTCGACTACTGATTGACCAATTCGGAAACGTAGATCATCAGCCCTTTATAGGACAGGTCGATCGCTTGACCGCTGACCGGCACGGGACCGTCCAGATCGGGATAGATATCCGCTGGCGAAGGCGCCGTCGTGTCGACAAACAGATTCCACTTCATCCCACGGCCGTGCAATGGCATGTTGAAGGTCTTCCGCTCTCCGGTCGAATTGAAGAACATCACGACATCGCGTCCCATCCCGTCGGGATCGTCGGCTTTCAACGGTGCGGCCAAATAAGCCGACATCGCCAATTCGGGTTGATGCCAATCGAGCGCGTCGCCGTTGGCGTTGAACCACGAAACGTCAGGGATCTTGCGACCGTTTTCAGGTCGCCCGGTGAGGAACTTCTTGCGTCGCATCGTCGGTTGGTCGCGGCGGAATTTGATCAGCCCCTGGACAAACCGAACCATCGATTCGTTCTTCTCGACCAATCGCCAATCGAACCAACTGATGTCGTTGTCCTGGCAGTAGGCGTTGTTGTTTCCCTTTTGCGTGCGTCGGGTTTCATCCCCCGAAACCAGCATCGGAACGCCTTGGCTGAGCAACAGCGTCGACAGCATGTTCTTGATCTGACGTTCACGAACCGATTGGATCCCGCGTCGCCGCGTGGGGCCTTCGATACCGTAGTTGTCGCTGATGTTGTGGTTGTCGCCGTCGCGATTGTCTTCGCCATTGGCCATGTTGTGCTTGTCACGGTACGACACCAGGTCGTTCATCGTGAAGCCATCATGCGACGTGACAAAGTTGATGCTGCAGAACGGAGCCCGACCAGCGTGTTGGTACAGGTCGCTGCTGCCCGCCAGGCGAGTTGCCACGGCGCCGAGCGTTCCGCCATCGCCACGCCAGAAACCGCGAACGTCATCGCGGAAGCGACCGTTCCATTCGGCCCAACGCAGGTCGCCAAACGAGCCGACTTGGTAAGCTCCCGCGGCGTCCCAAGCTTCAGCGATGATCTTGGTGTCTGCCAACATCGGATCTTCGGCGATCAATTCGACCATCGGCGGGTTGGGGACCAAGTTGCCGTGCCGATCGCGACTCAAGATGCTCGCCAGATCGAACCGGAAACCGTCGACGTGGTAGTTGTGCACCCAGTGTCGCAGGCAATGGAAGATCATCTCGCGGACAACCGGATGGTTTCCGTTGACCGTGTTTCCACAACCGCTGTAGTTCGTGTAGTGCTCTTGTTCGGAAAGGATGTAGTAGACCGAATTCTCGAGCCCCTTGAAGCTCAACGTCGGTCCCTGTTCGTTCCCTTCACACGTGTGGTTGAAGACGACGTCCAGGATCACTTCGATCCCGGCGGCGTGCAACGCCTTGACCATCTCTTTGAATTCGTTGACCTGCGCCCCCGGCTGCTTGCCGGCCGCATAGCCACGGTGCGGCGCGAAGAAGGCCATCGGGTCGTAGCCCCAATAGTTCGGCCGTTCCAGTTTTTCGCCGTTGGTCGCTTCGATCGGGAACTCGTGAACCGGCATCAACTCGACAGCCGTTACGCCCAGCGACTTCAGGTACGGTATCTTTTCGATCACGCCCAGGTAGGTGCCGGGATTTTTGATCTTCGCCGTCTTGCTTTTGGTAAAGCCGCGGACGTGCATCTCATAGATCACCGAATCGGAAAGATCGTGCCGCAAGTGGCGATCGCCTTCCCAATCGAAGCTGTCGTCGACGACGACGCACTTCGGCGGACGGGTGATCCCGTCTTCGTTCGATTGGAACTTGCCAGCCAATGCCTTGGCGTAGGGATCGATCAATCGCGCCGAAGCGTCAAACCGCTGGCCGCGTTCAGGATCGAAAGGTCCACTGGCTTGGAAGTGATACAGCTGGCCCGGCTTGATATTCGGAACCTGAATGCTCCAGATGTCCCCCCAGCGGTCGACGTCGCGATCGAATTCGATCACCTGCGACGGATCGCGGTCGTTGACGTTCTTGTAAAGCAGCAAACGCATCGAGGTTGCAGAACGGCTGTAAACAGAGAACTGGACGCCATTGGGCTTCACGACCGCCCCGTAAGGCAGTTGGTAAGCGAATTGCAACTCGGGGTGCGGGTGACGCATGAGCATATTTCGGAGATCCTTCTGGAGCATGACTCAAGGGGTACTTTCATCGACAGGCTTCAAATTGCCTATGTAAAAACAATACCCCCCGCTGCCGATGTCGGCTGGAATCTTCGTTCAGCTTCGTTCAATTTTCTTTGAGCGACGGCCGAACGGATCATCTAGCGAACCGCTACCAGAAACACCTTCATTTTCGATCAGCGAAGAAAGGACGGACATTCCGGCAATGTTTATTGCGAATTCGCGTAAACATCAACCAGACCTAGACCACAAGATACCTTGCAATGAGGCCGTTGCCTTCCCCTTGGCGTTTTTTCTCCGTTCCCCCTCGACAGGACACGATCGTCCCCACACCGTAGTGACAATGGAAGCAGAACCGCCTTCAAGCGGCTCAGGAACGCTGTAACAGAAGAATCCTCCAAATTATTTTCAAAAAATTCCGATCATTCCGGTGCGGCAAAGTCTCCGGTCGCGCGATGATTGACAGCAATAACCATTCGGAAACGTCGTCGTGTCATCCCAGGCGTGTCCGGTTCCGCGAGCACTCGATGGCAACCGACCGCTCCCCACTGGCAGCCGCAACAGTTGGCAAAATCCCGGCAACCCTTCCATCACGCCGATCGGTCGATCATCGGATAGGGGCAAAAGGGGACACGCACATTCCTGGCACGGGCCGAAGGTCCAGCAATTTGCATAGCCCAGCCTGCAGGGCTGGGTATCAGCCGACGGCGCCCGGTTTCATTTCACAACAGGCGAAGGGGCAACGCCCCGGGGGAGTGGTGGTGACAATCGACCGGGCCTTCAGCCCAACCATGTCAATCAACGCCCCTAGAACCCAGGCCGATGGCCTGGGCTATGCAAATGGTCGAGCCTGCGGCCCTAACATGGATGATTGCGATGTGGAACGGTCTGCGACGAACGAAAGACTTCTCACTGGCCGGGCAAGCGTTCGGTCGCGACAACTCATCATGCCTTACGTATAACTGACAGCCCCCCCCCGGCCTCTCCACGGAGACGCGACGGGGGAACAGCGGTCAGCGCGGGCTGACCTCCAACGATCCAATGCTGTTGGTCGCTCCAACAGCTAGGGAAAGGTCCCCCTGCGGACGAACGATCACTGCGGCGAAGCAGCCCCTTGCGACATTTCGTCCAACTGTGCCAGCTTCAATCGGACGCTAAGGATGTAGGGATCCAAACCTTCATCCCAGTGGCCGTAGGAGGTGGCAACAAAGGTTCCGTCGGGGAGGATCTCGACCCCCGAATATCCCGTGTCGTAGCCCTTGGTGTTTTCTTTCAGCCGCACATTATATTGGCCCTGCTTTCCGTCAACGAGATCGTCCCAGGTGCCGACCCATGCGATCCAATGCCCTTCAAAAGGACGTGTTTTGGCAGCATGATGCGGTGAACGGCAGCGGAAACTGACCAGCAAACGACCGTCCGAATCGTATTTGGCAACATGTCGGTCGCCGGTCAGCGCCAATGGCAACTCGCGTGGTGCGGTCCACGTCTTGCCTTCATCATCACTGAAAATCACGTGGGAATTCTTTCGCAACCGACTCTCTCGCAACAGCACAGCCAACCGCTTGCCATCAGGCGAACGAATGCACTCGGGCTCCGAAAGATGGATCGCACTGGACCGGTGAACCGATTCCGGTCGCGACCACGTGAGGCCTCCGTCGGTGGACAACGACTTATAAAGGGTCACCGTCTCGGTGCTCCCCCCATGTTCGGTAAAATAGCGACCGTCGTCATGGAACATCGCCAGATAATGCCCTGGGGTGCTCAATGGTTCGACGAACCCCATCACAACGCTTCCGCCCCAATCTCCGGCTGGCTTTAATTCGCTCCACTGGGCTCCGTTGTCTTCGGAGATTGCCATCCGTGCCGGATACAGCCCCGACCAAAGCAACAGGCGACGCTTCCCTTCCGCGTCGACGACACGATGCAGGTTGGGAACCTCTTTGGAGGTCGACCAGTTTTCGGGAGTCGCCAGTCGTGGCCCCCAAGTCTTGCCGCCGTCTTCGCTGCGTTTGTAGAGGATCGCCCCGCGGCCGACTCCCTTGGCATAAACGCACAGCATTGTCTGCCCGTCATCCAACAAAGTGGTCGATGGATAGCCCAGGTAGAGTCCCGTTTCGCGGTCGACGACGACTTGGCGGCGCAGCTGGTCGGTCAGATCGATCGTTTCCAGAGTGACCGTAGTTAGCGGATCGTCCGCGTGCGTTGGGGACGCCAACGCGATAGAGACGAACAGAACGGCGAGTGGAAAGAATGCAACTTTCATTTGTCATCGGTCCTTGATGAACGATCGATCCGTACGGTGCCACGGCATCGCGCCGAGCCGATCTATGCCGTGCGTGGTCTCGGAAAACAAACTTGCCTGCGAAAAAGCAAACTCTGCCGCTCGGGCCACGCGAATTAAAAACTAACGGAAACGGGAGCTAACGACGTCTTCTCGAACACGCCAAGCGGAAAATCAAGCCAGCTGAAAAACTTGAGGGCCAAGGTGTTTTGTGTGAACGGTGCCGATCAGCGTGTGGCACAGTGCTTCGCGAACAACGATGTCCATCATCTGTCCCGCTTGGCGGCGATTCCCATCGAACACAACGATCCGATCGCAATGCGTTCGCCCGGTCATCTGCACGACCGGGCCATCATCGCCGTTCTTGATCGACTTCTTGCTCGGCCCTTCGACCAACACCTGAACCGTCTCGCCGACAAAGCGTTGATTGTCTTCCAAGCAGACTTCGTTCTGCAGGTTCAACAAGTCGTTGTTACGACGCTTCTTCACCTCCAGCGGGATGTCGTCTTCCAATCGTTCGTTCGCCTTGGTCCCTTCGCGAACACTGTATTGGAAGATGAAGCTGTTTTTGTAGCGGTACTCGCGAACCAGATCCATCGTCATCTGGAACTGCTCTTCGGTCTCGCCACAGAAACCGACGATAAAGTCGCTGCTGACCGAGGCTTCGGGCAGGAACTTGTGGATCCGCTCCATCATCGCCCGGTAGTCGGCGATCGTGTAACCACGCTTCATCCGTTTCAGGATCTCGTCCGAACCACTTTGCGCGGGAACGTGCAGATACGGCGAACACTTTGGCAATTCGTGCACCGTTCGCAGCAGATCTTCCGTCATGTCCTTGGGATAGTTCGTCACGAACTTCAACCGCTCGATGCCGTCGATCTCGTGCAGCGATCGCAGCAGATCGGCCAACCGTGTCGTCGTGCCATCTTCGCTGTACTTGTAACTGTTGACCGTCTGGCCCAACAGCGTGATCTCTTTGCAGCCCTGATCGGCCAGCGTTTGCGCTTCCAGCAAAATCTCCGAAGGCCGGCGTCCCTGTTCCGGACCGCGAGTCATTGGCACAACGCAATAGGTGCAGAATTTGTCGCAACCGATCTGGATCCGCAGATAGGCCTGAAACGGAGTCGGCCGCATCGACGGATCCCGCAACGGATCAAACGTCTCGTGACTGCGACGGATATCCTCTTGCGTACCTTCCTTACGCCCGAGACTGACCATCACCTGAGGCCCGGAGCCAGCGCGAACCTGCTGGATCAAGTCGGGGATCTGATGCAGCTGTCCCGGGCCGATGACCAGATCGACGTGCGGGGCGCGATCAAAAATCTTGGCTTGATCCTTCTGAGCCATGCAGCCCATGATGCCGACCACGCGATCGGGGTGCGCTTCTTTGATCCGTTTGACTTCGCCAACAGCACTGTAGATTTTCTCTTCAGCCATCTGGCGAACGCTGCAACTGTTGTACAGCAGCACATCGGCATCTTCAGTCGATTGCACGACCTCGTAGCCGTGTTGCCGAAGGTTGGCTACGACCATCTCGCTGTCCAAGACGTTCATCTGGCAGCCGACCGTTTCGATATAAAGTCGTTTCGTCATGTTTTACTTTTAGCTTCGCTCTTTGGCGATTTGTCAGTCGAACGCTCACGCTCGACGTGTTCTCGAAGTTCCTGGACCAATTGATCGCGCCGACGACGCATCAAGCCCATCAAAATCCCCACGGCCAGCATCGACCCGACCACCCAGAGGATCATATTTATGTAGTCAGCACCCACGCGGCATAAGCTTCCAGATAGCAATTCCCGTTTCGTATCCGCGTCCGGGATCCCGAACACGCACCCCAACTTAAGCCCTGATGGGTGTAGATGTTACCAGCGGAAGTGCCTGAAAGGCTAGTGCTTTGTGACCGCAAGCCGCTGCGGATAGACTGGACCTTCCACTGCGAAGGGACCGCGTCTACCCAATCCGCCCCCCTTCCCGCCGCTCCTCCCGACAAATTGCTATCACCCCCAGGCTCGCTCGATGTCGAAATCCGCTATTCAAACCACTGCGTTAGCCAGCATTTACCTTCTCGCCAGCCTCATCTTCGCGCGCTCCGCCGCCGCGATAGCCCCGCCTCAACCGGCAGAGTCAACCTCCACGGCACCGAGTTACGCGGCGAAAGACCTCTCCGGCTGGACGGTGCAAATCCACCTCGAACTGCTCGAACCGGAAACGCGTCCGGCGACCGAACAGGCACTGCAGCTGTTAACCCTTCAATTGAACGAGATCTGCCGCGTCGTTCCCTCGGCAGCAGTCGACCGCCTGCAAAACGTAACGCTCTGGTTTTCGCCGCAATATCCCGGCATCCCTCCGGGAGCCGAATACCATCCCAGCGGCGATTGGCTGCGAGCCAACGGGCGCGATCCAGCGATGGCCCGCGGAGTCGAATTTACCAACATCCGCATCTTCGCCGCCGAAACGCGACGGATGCCAAACTTTGCGTTGCACGAACTCGCCCACGCCTACCACCATCGCGAACTTCCCGATGGCTTTCAAAACGAACCGCTGCAATCGGCTTTCGAAAAAGCCAAAGCGAGCGGCGGCTATGATCGCGTGGAGCGGCAAGATTCCGAAGGGAACAAACGCTTCGACCGCGCCTATGCGCTGACCAACCCGCAAGAATATTTCGCCGAGACAACCGAAGCCTTTTTCACGCGCAACGACTTCTTCCCCTTCGACCACAAAGAACTGCAACAGCACGATCCCGAAGTCTGCCAATTGTTGACCAAACTCTGGGGCGTCCAACCATCGCCGTAGGCTGCCATTTTGGACACCCCTCCGCAACAGAAGCGCATCCGCAACACCAACAAGAACGATGTGGGTTGAGGCAGCAAAACGGAATCCACCGCGTTGCCACTGCACTTTTCGAACACCCTTTAACGCCTCGCGTTCGCTTTTGCTTGACGCAAGC from Rosistilla carotiformis includes the following:
- the glgX gene encoding glycogen debranching protein GlgX → MLMRHPHPELQFAYQLPYGAVVKPNGVQFSVYSRSATSMRLLLYKNVNDRDPSQVIEFDRDVDRWGDIWSIQVPNIKPGQLYHFQASGPFDPERGQRFDASARLIDPYAKALAGKFQSNEDGITRPPKCVVVDDSFDWEGDRHLRHDLSDSVIYEMHVRGFTKSKTAKIKNPGTYLGVIEKIPYLKSLGVTAVELMPVHEFPIEATNGEKLERPNYWGYDPMAFFAPHRGYAAGKQPGAQVNEFKEMVKALHAAGIEVILDVVFNHTCEGNEQGPTLSFKGLENSVYYILSEQEHYTNYSGCGNTVNGNHPVVREMIFHCLRHWVHNYHVDGFRFDLASILSRDRHGNLVPNPPMVELIAEDPMLADTKIIAEAWDAAGAYQVGSFGDLRWAEWNGRFRDDVRGFWRGDGGTLGAVATRLAGSSDLYQHAGRAPFCSINFVTSHDGFTMNDLVSYRDKHNMANGEDNRDGDNHNISDNYGIEGPTRRRGIQSVRERQIKNMLSTLLLSQGVPMLVSGDETRRTQKGNNNAYCQDNDISWFDWRLVEKNESMVRFVQGLIKFRRDQPTMRRKKFLTGRPENGRKIPDVSWFNANGDALDWHQPELAMSAYLAAPLKADDPDGMGRDVVMFFNSTGERKTFNMPLHGRGMKWNLFVDTTAPSPADIYPDLDGPVPVSGQAIDLSYKGLMIYVSELVNQ
- a CDS encoding sialidase family protein — its product is MKVAFFPLAVLFVSIALASPTHADDPLTTVTLETIDLTDQLRRQVVVDRETGLYLGYPSTTLLDDGQTMLCVYAKGVGRGAILYKRSEDGGKTWGPRLATPENWSTSKEVPNLHRVVDAEGKRRLLLWSGLYPARMAISEDNGAQWSELKPAGDWGGSVVMGFVEPLSTPGHYLAMFHDDGRYFTEHGGSTETVTLYKSLSTDGGLTWSRPESVHRSSAIHLSEPECIRSPDGKRLAVLLRESRLRKNSHVIFSDDEGKTWTAPRELPLALTGDRHVAKYDSDGRLLVSFRCRSPHHAAKTRPFEGHWIAWVGTWDDLVDGKQGQYNVRLKENTKGYDTGYSGVEILPDGTFVATSYGHWDEGLDPYILSVRLKLAQLDEMSQGAASPQ
- the miaB gene encoding tRNA (N6-isopentenyl adenosine(37)-C2)-methylthiotransferase MiaB, translating into MTKRLYIETVGCQMNVLDSEMVVANLRQHGYEVVQSTEDADVLLYNSCSVRQMAEEKIYSAVGEVKRIKEAHPDRVVGIMGCMAQKDQAKIFDRAPHVDLVIGPGQLHQIPDLIQQVRAGSGPQVMVSLGRKEGTQEDIRRSHETFDPLRDPSMRPTPFQAYLRIQIGCDKFCTYCVVPMTRGPEQGRRPSEILLEAQTLADQGCKEITLLGQTVNSYKYSEDGTTTRLADLLRSLHEIDGIERLKFVTNYPKDMTEDLLRTVHELPKCSPYLHVPAQSGSDEILKRMKRGYTIADYRAMMERIHKFLPEASVSSDFIVGFCGETEEQFQMTMDLVREYRYKNSFIFQYSVREGTKANERLEDDIPLEVKKRRNNDLLNLQNEVCLEDNQRFVGETVQVLVEGPSKKSIKNGDDGPVVQMTGRTHCDRIVVFDGNRRQAGQMMDIVVREALCHTLIGTVHTKHLGPQVFQLA
- a CDS encoding zinc-dependent peptidase is translated as MSKSAIQTTALASIYLLASLIFARSAAAIAPPQPAESTSTAPSYAAKDLSGWTVQIHLELLEPETRPATEQALQLLTLQLNEICRVVPSAAVDRLQNVTLWFSPQYPGIPPGAEYHPSGDWLRANGRDPAMARGVEFTNIRIFAAETRRMPNFALHELAHAYHHRELPDGFQNEPLQSAFEKAKASGGYDRVERQDSEGNKRFDRAYALTNPQEYFAETTEAFFTRNDFFPFDHKELQQHDPEVCQLLTKLWGVQPSP